The nucleotide sequence CCACATCGAGGATGATGGAGTGGTTGGCCACCTGGCTATGCTGGGCATGCCATGTATTGGCCGGGATCACCACGCCCAGCTGCGTATCCACCTTCCCCGGCCTGCCGTCGATGTCCAGCAACAGCTGGCCATGCAGGGGCAGCACCAGTTGCACGAAATCGTGCCGGTTCGGCGCGCCGATTTCCGCATAGCTGCGAAAGCTGAAGTCGATGGCAGAGTGTGGTGTGCTGGACATGGCGAGGCCGCCTGGGCGAAGAATCCCCCATTTTATCAGCAGGCAGGTGCACCGAGACGCGCGCCTGGCGCTGCCCACTTGCCCTACACTGGCATTTTATCTTTCCCTACCTCCATGCAACGACCTGCGAACCTCGCCCACATTTCGGTGGAAAAAGACTGGCAACACACCACAGCGTATCCACCGCTCGGCTTCGCCCCCTTCTTCGAAGGTGCGCTGGGCAATGGCGACACCTTCGGCCTGTACTGGCCCATCGGCCGCGAAGGGGCCGAACCGATCGTCGTCGAAACCTGGCACGACGAATGGCGTATCCAGCCGCACTTTTCCAGCCTGGCGGCGTTTTTGCAAGCCCATGCGGCTGCGGAGGACGAGTACGTCGCCACGCCCTCGCTGGCCGACGACCCCGCCTCGCCGCGCGCCGCCTTCCTGGCGGCCAAGGAACAGATCGCCCAGCGCAACCCGGACGAGGCCATCGCCCTGCTGGAAGCGGCGCTGGCCATCGTTCCCGAATATACGGATGCGCTGGTACTGCTGCATGGCCAGTATGTGCGCGCGGGAAGAACCGATGCAGCCGTCAAGGTGGCCATCCAGGCGATCATATCGCCACCGTCCTTTGGCGGCCCGCCATTCAAGGCCTTGCAATGGCTGCGCACGCAGCCGGTGCCGGATGGGGAACTTGATCCCATCTGGCGCGCCTGCGGGCAGCTGTCGTTCAACTTTGGCGGCAGCAAGGAGAATACGGACTACCCCGTGCTGCTGGCCGCCATAGAAAGCTATCTGGAGCACGGCAACTACCGTTGCGCCTCGACCCTGATGCAGACGTATGCGGAACTGATGAGCGCGGAAACCGTGTCCTTCCAGGAGCGCTACGCTTTCGAGCCGGCCGCCTTCATTGCACGGCAAATCGCCGTCAGCGCGAGGCTGCCCCAGGGCAGCCGCGACCCGGCAGCGCTATGGTTGTCGGGCATGGCTTAGTTGCTGCCGGAACAGCTTGCGATACGCCGAAGGCGACGTCTGCAGGCTGGCGCGGAAATGCTGGCGCAGGGACAGGGCCGTGCCGAAGCCGGCCTCTTGCGCCACGACATCGATCGAGGCGGCGCTTTTTTCCAGCAAGCCTTGCGCATGCGCCAGGCGCTGGCTCAGCAGCCACTGCTTGAACGAGGTACCCATGGCCTGGCGGAAGTGGCGCGTGAAGTTGCGCCGGCTCATGGCAGCCTGTTCGGCCAGCGCGTCGATGCTGTGCGCCTGGTCCAGCTTGGCGGTCACGCTAGCGAGCACGTCGGCAAAGCGCCCTTCGCTGCCGGACACGGGCAGCGGGCGCTCGATGAATTGCGCCTGCCCGCCCTGGCGGTGCGGCGCCACCAGCAAGCGGCGCGCCACCCTGTTGGCCACCTCGGCGCCCGCCAGCTGGCGCAACAGATGCAGGCAGCAATCGAGGCCGGCCGCTACGCCGGCCGACGTCAGCACGGCGCCATCGTCCACATACAGCACTTCCCGGTCCACCCTGACCTTGGGATAACGGGCCGCCAGCCGCTCCGCCATGCCCCAATGTGTGGCCGCGCGCTTGCCATCCAACAAGCCTGCCTGCGCCAGGGGAAACGCGCCCAGGCACAGTCCCACCATGCGCGCCCCGCGCCGGCCGGCCGCCTGCAGCGCCGCGACCAGGGGCTGCGGCGCATCGCGGCAATCGTCGTGCCAGGCCGGCATGATGACGATATCGGCGCCCTCCAGCCCTTCCAGTCCGAACTCGGGCGTAATGGCAAAGCCGGCCGTCGTGCGCAAGGGCGCGGGATCGGCGGCGCACACGCGCACATGAAACTGCGGCAGATCGGCCTCGTCCGTCTGGGCGCCAAACACGAGGCAAGGCACGGACAGGTGAAATGGCGTCATGCCGTCGAAAGCGATCACGGCGATGCTCAAGGGAGCGGAAGAAGCGGGAATAGTAGGCATGGCCCGATTTTATCGCATAAAGTCCTTTGGGCCACTTTTTGTTTGCATCGCGCGGCCTGACAATGGCCTTATCGAGGAGCTAATTCCTCCTTTCAACCTTGCCAGGAGAACCCATGTCCACCGAAATATCCACCACCGCGCGCCGCGCCCTGCTCGTCATCGATGTGCAAAATGAATACTTCACGGGCGACATGCCCATCGAATATCCGTCCGTCGAGATATCCCTGCCGAATATCGTCACCGCCATGGCCGCCGCCCGCGCCGCCGGCGTGCCCGTGATCGTCGTCCAGCACGACGCGCCGGAAGCCTCCCCCATCTTTGCCAAAGGCAGCGATGGCTGGCTGCTGCATCCGCAAGTGGCCGCCTTCCCCGCCAACCACCGCATCAACAAGACCATGGGCAGCGCCTTTGCGGGTACGGACTTGCGCGCCTGGCTGGAGGACCATGGCATCGATACCCTAACGGTAATCGGCTACATGACCCACAACTGCGACGCCGCCACCATCTACCACGCCGCGCACGACGGCTTGCAGGTGGAATTCCTGCAAGACGCCACCGGCACCCTGTCCTACGCCAACGCGGGCGGCACGGCCAGCGCCGAGGAAATCCACCGCGTCTTCAGCACCGTGTTTCATTCGAATTTCGCCGCCGTCGTCAGCACGCAGGACTGGCTGGCTGCCGTGCGAGAAGGCAAGCCGCTGGAAAAGGACAATATTTATCTGTCGAACCAGCGCGCGCGCAAGGCGCAGGCGAACTGACGCCGGCGGGAATGGACGGGTATCATGCGTCCATTCCCTACTTGACGATGAACAATGCGAAAAATAACTGTGCTGGGCTTAACGACTGCGGGGGTTTTCCTGCTGGCCACGACAGCGCTGGTGCTGGCGGGACTCAACGACAAGCTGGCGCCCGCCGACGTGATCGTCGTGCCCGGCAATACGATCATGCCGGACGGCACGCCCAGTCCCCGCCTGCAGGCGCGGCTCGACGTGGCGCTCAAGCAGTTCCAGCAACACAGGGCGCCGCGCATCCTTGTCAGCGGTGCGACGGGCAAGGAAGGGTTCGACGAAGCGGCTTCCATGGCCCGCTACCTGGTCAAGCACGGCGTGCCGGCCAGCGCCATCATCGAGGATAATCAAGGCTGGACCACGGATGCCACGGCGCGCAATACGGCGCTTCTCATGCGCGCGCACGGCTGGAAGACAGCCATGGTAGCCACGCAATACTTTCACGTGCCCCGCTTCCGGCTGGCTCTGGCGCGGGCCGGCATAGCCGTCAGCGGCAATGTGCATGCGCCCTATTTTGAGCTGCGCGATTTATATTCAATTCCCCGGGAAACGGCAGGCTATGCAGTGTATTATTCTTTTCACCACTAATTATAAAGGGGATGGAATACATGCGGAAATTGCTACTGGTTTTTTCTTTTATTGCCGCCTGCGGCGTCCTCAATTCCGGCTTTGCCCAGAAAATAGAAGAAATCGCCTTGCGCGATTTCACGAAATGCAGCGCCGACAATAAAAGCACGGGTTATGCCACACCGTGCAAAGATGCGCTGGCCAGCACGGATGTGGAAAAAGCGCTGGCATTGTCCGCAAAACAAAACTTTTCACTCCATATTGAAGGCGATACGCTGTTGCTTGCCGCGAAGGTCGTCTCCGGCGATATTCAGTACGCAGGCAAGCCTTATCTGTGCTGCGACATACAGGCTTATCTCGACCCCATCGCCGATGGCATCTATGCAGCGAAGTTTCGCTGGAAAGAGATGGACAAATCGCTGCTGGAACTATCCCTAATGAATGTAGCCCAACCTTCCAGCCGTAGCATTACCTACAATGGCAGCGGGCAATTTCCTGACCCACTCAGCAACATAGATAAATCCGTGCTCAAGAATGCGGGCATGGAACTGACCGAACACGCATTTGAAATCAACCAGGAATTCGGCATGCGCAAGATCACCGTCATCAAAGGTGATGCATGCCTGCTAAGCGTAGCGCCATGCCAGGTAATTTACACGGCCGATGGCAAGTCACTCGAATTCATGGTCAAAAGAGCACTGCTCGATAAACGCGATTTGAGCCGATTTGTTTTTGTGGGCATTCATGCATCGGAGGATAAGGAACATGCGATTAACATCCGCATTGAAGAATTATTATTTGGCTACAATCCGGCCCGTTATGACGCCTTCATGCACTTTGTCACAGTCACGCTGGTGCAGCAGATAGAAAGACAGGCTGCTCCGCTAGCGCGCTACAGCGCAGGCTATTCGAATGGCGGCGCGTGGGCACTCGATATGCTACTGGACAAGCCCGATGTATTCAGTGGCGCCATTATCATGTCGCCGGCGCAGTGGCAATCGCGCACGGATACCCGCCTGCCGGCGCGCCGCGTCTTCGTAGGCGCCGGCCTGCTAGAAACGTCCTACCATGTCAATGCGCGTACCGTGACCACGAACCTGCGCGCACGCGGCGCCCTGGTGCAGGAAACCTACGTGCCCAGCGGTCATAGCATGAATACGTGGAGCAATGTCTGGAGCCGCTCACTGCTGGCCCTGTCGCAAGATGCACCGGTGCAGCGCCCATGATCGCCTTCAGCCTCGGTTTCATCCTGACGAGCTTGCTTGCCGTGCCGTCGTTGGCCGCCGCCGATGCGGAGCCGATTGGCGCCGCTGCAAGCCTGTATCTGTTTGGCGTGCTGATGCTGGGGGTGTGCATCGCCGCCTTTGGCGCGCTGGCGCGGCGTGTGGACGTGGCGCATGGCCACTGGCTGTCGTCCTGCGCGGGCGCGCTGTGCGGCGCGGTGCTGTATGGCAGTTTCGCGCTGGCATTTGCAACGCCATCGATCACAGCGAGCATAGCCTATGCCGCCAGCGCCCTGTGTGCCGCAGGCGCGGCCCTGTTGCTGCCGGGCCTGCTGAAGCGTGTAGCAAGGCTTATGACAAGGCCAGGCCAGTAAGCCGTCACTCGCTCCAGTCGCGCGAGCGCTCCACGGCGCGCTGCCATTTGTGCAGCCGCGTCAGGCGCTCGTCGGCCGCCATGGCCGGTTCAAAACGGCGTCCCACCTGCCACTGGGCGGCGATTTCTTCCTGCGATTCCCAGAAACCCACGGCCAGGCCCGCCAGGTAGGCCGCGCCCAGGGCCGTCGTTTCCGTCACCACGGGGCGCACCACGGGCACATTCAAGATGTCGGCCTGGAACTGCATCAGCATGTCGTTGCGCGCCGCGCCGCCGTCCACGCGCAACTCGGATAGCGCGATGCCCGCGTCATCCTGCATGGCGGACAGGACGTCCACGTTCTGGTAGGCCACGCCTTCCAATGCGGCGCGCGCGATGTGCGCCTTGCCCGTGCCGCGCGTGATGCCGATCAGGGTGCCGCGCGCATACGGGTCCCAGTACGGTGCGCCGAGTCCCGCGAATGCGGGCACGAAGACCAGGCCGCCCGAATCGGGCACGCTGGTAGCCAGCGCTTCCACTTCGGACGAGTCGCGGATGATGCCCAGCCCATCGCGCATCCATTGCACGGCCGCGCCCGCGATAAAGGCGCTACCTTCGAGCAAGTAGTCAGTTTTATTTGTTCCCGGCCCCAGGCTCCAGCCCACCGTCGTCAACAACCGGTTTTTCGAGGGCAAGGGGCGCTTGCCCACGTTCATCAGCATGAAGCAGCCGGTGCCGTAGGTATTCTTCGCCATGCCCGGTTTCAGACAGGCCTGGCCAAACGTGGCCGCCTGCTGGTCGCCCGCGATGCCGGCGATCGGCACGGACACGCCCAACAGTGCCGCATGCGTGTGAGCGGCCACGCCGCTCGATGGCACGACGTCGGGCAGCAGCGCGGCGGGAATGTCCAGCAGCGCCAGCAAATCCGTGTCCCATTGCAGGGTATGGATGTTGAACAGCATGGTGCGCGCCGCGTTGCTCGTGTCCGTCAAGTGGGCGCCGCTCATCTTGTAGATCAGCCAGCTGTCGACAGTGCCGAAGGCCAGCTCGCCCCGCTCGGCGCGCGCGCGGGCGCCGGGAACGTTGTCGAGCAGCCATTTCAATTTGGTGGCGGAAAAATAGGCGTCCAGCACCAGGCCCGTCTTGCGCTGGATCAGGTCCGCCTTGCCCTGCTCGACCAGTTGCTCGCAATAAGCCGCATTGCGCCGGTCTTGCCACACGATGGCGTTGGCGACAGGCTCGCCCGTGGCGCGGTCCCACAACACCGTCGTTTCGCGCTGGTTGGTCACGCCGATGGCGGCCACGTCGGATACGGCCACGCCGCTGTCGCGCAGCACCTGCTGCAGCACGCCCTCTTGCGAAGCCCAGATTTCGCCCGCGTCATGCTCGACCCAGCCCGGCTGGGGAAAAATCTGGCGAAATTCGCGCTGCGCGCTGGCGTGCGGCCGCCCCGCATGGTCAAACAGGATGGCGCGCGAACTGGTGGTGCCTTGATCTAAAGCAAGTATGTATTTGGTCATGGTCGCTACTACGTCTTTACAGTGAAAGGGGCACAGGCAAACGCCCGTGCCCCGGGACAACGGCGGCGGAAGTTTACACGACTACCTTACCTTGCCTTCTTTCCAAGCCTGCAATAATTTATCGTAGGCAATCGTTTCACCCTTCGGCTTTTCATTCGCCAGCTTTTTCCATGGGGCATGCTGATCCGACAAGTACTGGTTCGGATCGCCCTTGGCATTGAGCTTGGGCGCGCAGGCCTTCATGCCGGCCCGCTGCAGGCGCGCCATGACCTGGTCCATTTCCTCGGCCAGGTTATCCATGGCGGCTTGCGGCGTTTTTTCCGCCGTGATGGCCGTGGCCACGTTTTTCCACCACAACTGCGCCAGCTTCGGATAGTCGGGCACGTTGTTGCCCGTCGGTGTCCATGCCACGCGGGCCGGGCTGCGATAGAACTCGATCAAGCCGCCGTATTCGTTCGCGTGCTTCGTGAAGTAATCGTGGCGAATGTCGGAATCGCGAATGAAAGTCAGGCCGACAATCGATTTCTTCAGCGACACGGTTTTCGACGTGACGAATTGCGCGTACAGCCAGGCGGCTGCCTTGCGGTCGTCCGGCGTGGACTTGAACAGGAACCAGGAACCGACGTCCTGGTAGCCATTCTGCATGCCCTCTTTCCAGTACGGGCCGTGGGGCGACGGCGCCATGCGCCATTTCGGCGTGCCGTCCTTGTTGACCACTGGCAAGCCAGGTTTCGTCATGCCAGCCGTAAATGCCGTGTACCAGAAGATTTGCTGGGCAATTTCGCCCTGCGCCGGCACGGGGCCCGATTCCGAGAAATTCATGCCGTTCGCCTGCGGCGGCGCATATTTCTTCATCCAGTCGATATATTTCGTCAGCGCAAACACGGCCGCCGGCGAATTGGTGGCACCGCCGCGCGACATCGATGCGCCCACGGGCGTGCACTTGTCGGCCGCCACCTTGATGCCCCACTCGTCAACCGGCATGCCGTTCGGAATGCCCTTGTCGGCTGCGCCAGCCATCGACAGCCAGGCATCGGTGAAACGCCAGCCCAGGGACGGATCTTTCTTGCCATAATCCATGTGGCCATAGACTTTCTTGCCGTCCAGTTCCTTCACGTCATTGGTAAAAAAGTCGGCGATATCTTCATACGCGGACCAGTTTTGCGGCACGCCCAGCTCGTAGCCATACTTGGCCTTGAACTTGGCTTGCAAGTCCTTGCGCGCGAACCAGTCGGCACGGAACCAGTACAGATTGGCAAATTGCTGATCGGGCAATTGATACACCTTGCCGTCCGGCGCCGTGGTAAAACTGATGCCGATGAAATCCTTCAAGTCCAGGCCCGGGTTCGTGAATTCCTTGCCCTTGGCTGCCATGTAGTCGGACAGCGGTTCGACTGCGCCGTAGCGGTAATGCGTGCCGATCAGGTCGGAATCGGAAATCCAGCCGTCATAGATGCTCTTGCCCGACTGCATGGACGTTTGCAGCTTTTCCACCACATCGCCTTCCTGGATGATGTCGTGGCGCACCTTGATGCCCGTGATTTCCTCGAATGCCTTGGCCAAGGTCTTCGATTCGTAGACGTGGGTGTCGATGGTTTCCGAGACCACGGAAATTTCCTTGATGCCCTTGGCTTTCAGCTTGGCCGCCGCATCGATGAACCATTTCATTTCAGCAAGCTGTTGCTGCTTGCTCAGGCTGGATGGCTGGAATTCCTTGTCGATCCAGGTTTGCGCCTGCTTGGCGTCCGCCAGGGCCGCATTCGACACGAGCATGGCCGCAGCCGCG is from Janthinobacterium sp. 61 and encodes:
- a CDS encoding GlxA family transcriptional regulator, which translates into the protein MPTIPASSAPLSIAVIAFDGMTPFHLSVPCLVFGAQTDEADLPQFHVRVCAADPAPLRTTAGFAITPEFGLEGLEGADIVIMPAWHDDCRDAPQPLVAALQAAGRRGARMVGLCLGAFPLAQAGLLDGKRAATHWGMAERLAARYPKVRVDREVLYVDDGAVLTSAGVAAGLDCCLHLLRQLAGAEVANRVARRLLVAPHRQGGQAQFIERPLPVSGSEGRFADVLASVTAKLDQAHSIDALAEQAAMSRRNFTRHFRQAMGTSFKQWLLSQRLAHAQGLLEKSAASIDVVAQEAGFGTALSLRQHFRASLQTSPSAYRKLFRQQLSHARQP
- the glpK gene encoding glycerol kinase GlpK, coding for MTKYILALDQGTTSSRAILFDHAGRPHASAQREFRQIFPQPGWVEHDAGEIWASQEGVLQQVLRDSGVAVSDVAAIGVTNQRETTVLWDRATGEPVANAIVWQDRRNAAYCEQLVEQGKADLIQRKTGLVLDAYFSATKLKWLLDNVPGARARAERGELAFGTVDSWLIYKMSGAHLTDTSNAARTMLFNIHTLQWDTDLLALLDIPAALLPDVVPSSGVAAHTHAALLGVSVPIAGIAGDQQAATFGQACLKPGMAKNTYGTGCFMLMNVGKRPLPSKNRLLTTVGWSLGPGTNKTDYLLEGSAFIAGAAVQWMRDGLGIIRDSSEVEALATSVPDSGGLVFVPAFAGLGAPYWDPYARGTLIGITRGTGKAHIARAALEGVAYQNVDVLSAMQDDAGIALSELRVDGGAARNDMLMQFQADILNVPVVRPVVTETTALGAAYLAGLAVGFWESQEEIAAQWQVGRRFEPAMAADERLTRLHKWQRAVERSRDWSE
- a CDS encoding YdcF family protein, whose protein sequence is MRKITVLGLTTAGVFLLATTALVLAGLNDKLAPADVIVVPGNTIMPDGTPSPRLQARLDVALKQFQQHRAPRILVSGATGKEGFDEAASMARYLVKHGVPASAIIEDNQGWTTDATARNTALLMRAHGWKTAMVATQYFHVPRFRLALARAGIAVSGNVHAPYFELRDLYSIPRETAGYAVYYSFHH
- a CDS encoding ABC transporter substrate-binding protein, translated to MKLKFTVFAAAAMLVSNAALADAKQAQTWIDKEFQPSSLSKQQQLAEMKWFIDAAAKLKAKGIKEISVVSETIDTHVYESKTLAKAFEEITGIKVRHDIIQEGDVVEKLQTSMQSGKSIYDGWISDSDLIGTHYRYGAVEPLSDYMAAKGKEFTNPGLDLKDFIGISFTTAPDGKVYQLPDQQFANLYWFRADWFARKDLQAKFKAKYGYELGVPQNWSAYEDIADFFTNDVKELDGKKVYGHMDYGKKDPSLGWRFTDAWLSMAGAADKGIPNGMPVDEWGIKVAADKCTPVGASMSRGGATNSPAAVFALTKYIDWMKKYAPPQANGMNFSESGPVPAQGEIAQQIFWYTAFTAGMTKPGLPVVNKDGTPKWRMAPSPHGPYWKEGMQNGYQDVGSWFLFKSTPDDRKAAAWLYAQFVTSKTVSLKKSIVGLTFIRDSDIRHDYFTKHANEYGGLIEFYRSPARVAWTPTGNNVPDYPKLAQLWWKNVATAITAEKTPQAAMDNLAEEMDQVMARLQRAGMKACAPKLNAKGDPNQYLSDQHAPWKKLANEKPKGETIAYDKLLQAWKEGKVR
- a CDS encoding tetratricopeptide repeat protein; translated protein: MQRPANLAHISVEKDWQHTTAYPPLGFAPFFEGALGNGDTFGLYWPIGREGAEPIVVETWHDEWRIQPHFSSLAAFLQAHAAAEDEYVATPSLADDPASPRAAFLAAKEQIAQRNPDEAIALLEAALAIVPEYTDALVLLHGQYVRAGRTDAAVKVAIQAIISPPSFGGPPFKALQWLRTQPVPDGELDPIWRACGQLSFNFGGSKENTDYPVLLAAIESYLEHGNYRCASTLMQTYAELMSAETVSFQERYAFEPAAFIARQIAVSARLPQGSRDPAALWLSGMA
- a CDS encoding cysteine hydrolase family protein, which codes for MSTEISTTARRALLVIDVQNEYFTGDMPIEYPSVEISLPNIVTAMAAARAAGVPVIVVQHDAPEASPIFAKGSDGWLLHPQVAAFPANHRINKTMGSAFAGTDLRAWLEDHGIDTLTVIGYMTHNCDAATIYHAAHDGLQVEFLQDATGTLSYANAGGTASAEEIHRVFSTVFHSNFAAVVSTQDWLAAVREGKPLEKDNIYLSNQRARKAQAN
- a CDS encoding alpha/beta hydrolase-fold protein produces the protein MRKLLLVFSFIAACGVLNSGFAQKIEEIALRDFTKCSADNKSTGYATPCKDALASTDVEKALALSAKQNFSLHIEGDTLLLAAKVVSGDIQYAGKPYLCCDIQAYLDPIADGIYAAKFRWKEMDKSLLELSLMNVAQPSSRSITYNGSGQFPDPLSNIDKSVLKNAGMELTEHAFEINQEFGMRKITVIKGDACLLSVAPCQVIYTADGKSLEFMVKRALLDKRDLSRFVFVGIHASEDKEHAINIRIEELLFGYNPARYDAFMHFVTVTLVQQIERQAAPLARYSAGYSNGGAWALDMLLDKPDVFSGAIIMSPAQWQSRTDTRLPARRVFVGAGLLETSYHVNARTVTTNLRARGALVQETYVPSGHSMNTWSNVWSRSLLALSQDAPVQRP